CCATCATCCGAATGTCGGGTTCCTCCAGCCGTCTCGTCTACCGTCCGCTGCCGGAGGACGATCCGAAGGTCCGCCGCCCCGACATCACCAGGGCACGGACGCTCCTCGGGTGGGAACCGCAGGTCTCACTCGAAGACGGCCTCACGAGGACCATCGAGTACTTCAGGACGAAGGTCCTCGCCTGAGCGCGTGGCGCCGCGCCGCTACCGGCGCGGCGGGCTGCCCGGCCGCTGCGCGGTCAGCAGGTAGTGGAGCGCGCTGATCACCGTGATGACCGCCGACGCCGTGAAGAACAGGCCCGGTACTGCCGACGGAACCGCAAGATAGTTGGCCAGCAGCGTCACGCCGCCTGTCACCGCGAATGTGGCGGTTGCCACCTTCCCCCAGATCGACGGATAGAACGTGCGCGGACCGAGCGCGAGGTTGACGATCGACACCGTCAGCACGATGCCGACGTCGCGACTGAACACCAGCACCGTGAGCCACAGCGGGATGCGGTGCGTCAGGTGCGGCAGCGGCAGCGTCAGCACGATGAACATCGTGAGCAGCAGCAGTTTGTCCGCAGCCGGGTCCAGCCAGGCGCCGAGCGTGGTCGGCCCCGTACGCCTGGCGACGTAGCCGTCGAGCAGATCGGTCACCGCCGCGATCACGAAGACCACGAGCGCACCGCCGATACGCCCGTACACGAGCAGGATCGCGAACACCGGAATCAGCAGCATCCGCAGAAGCGTGAGCTGATTGGCGGGCGTCAACACGGTACGGTCCTCGTGAGTCGCGGCCGCGTCACCGCACGCGGCCGCGGCGTGGCAATGCCGGCGCTGGCGTCACGCCGCCGGCTCGCGCGGCCAACTGCGTCAGGCGTTGCACGGCCGCCACGGCTTCTGCGCCCGACATCGGCCGGCTCGTGCCGAACG
This genomic window from Acidobacteriota bacterium contains:
- a CDS encoding SDR family NAD-dependent epimerase/dehydratase, with the translated sequence IIRMSGSSSRLVYRPLPEDDPKVRRPDITRARTLLGWEPQVSLEDGLTRTIEYFRTKVLA
- a CDS encoding CDP-alcohol phosphatidyltransferase family protein; translated protein: MLTPANQLTLLRMLLIPVFAILLVYGRIGGALVVFVIAAVTDLLDGYVARRTGPTTLGAWLDPAADKLLLLTMFIVLTLPLPHLTHRIPLWLTVLVFSRDVGIVLTVSIVNLALGPRTFYPSIWGKVATATFAVTGGVTLLANYLAVPSAVPGLFFTASAVITVISALHYLLTAQRPGSPPRR